Proteins co-encoded in one Malus sylvestris chromosome 9, drMalSylv7.2, whole genome shotgun sequence genomic window:
- the LOC126583542 gene encoding methyl-CpG-binding domain-containing protein 9-like isoform X1: MELTDSAADELRAAAAAAANAEPTRSVLSIDLNEIPSPSETLPDSFDVVRSYHDHPSPPPGGPAGVPGSARGSACAACGKPEVRGHVVVCDGCERGFHLTCAGMRGRQAVNLVEWVCGDCLSGGVRSKRWPLGVKAKQILDINASPPSDVDDIAEMRELRKHTPGGNSFGGNPFGAPVTNSNFLYSGNGYGLEKGAGIMTHATKVGWEDILHYTQTTGGSFEELSSRFPLGKHSNNNNTAIRIPSRSPDEIVLQALRDYVSERHGILEDGWRVEFKQSTASGEPYIVYRAPNGKTFGSVSEVAYFLGLTPNYNSMGSEIRREGSLSNTEKTYLPRKRKSRLLYANGLAENKESLLSGYCKELSSNGISTEAFACGFGNNVKLTEAGTEEHGCIGSRQSTEGFPVQFEDFFVLSLGEVDTRPSYHDSNQIYPVGYRSCWHDKVTGSLFVCEVLNGGDSGPVFKVRRCSCSALPVPEGSTILCRSQLGNFYSQINQESHDLTSDNDGSIQMILSDPSPPMENDILSCLRSCSVEVSDVQTSAEPQFEDNSVYEKSGTLSSADLGVMDDIGEISVEDHSSSAAWGMISKKIVNACSEIFKQKGILKVFCKHVENAQGSQNEVITNDSGNVNQSPLDKFCSSAGSVSISSELRADDEPGFSYDVLANWLDQDRFGLDVDFVQELLEQLPAAQSCSQYQFLNDRSSNSTQLTVGNGLLVVKMGAGLHGKEEVLDGLFRRSKKVKLVKDHLKNDHPPPHGKPLCLRIPPALVDDVYQVWELLSRFDEILGLKEAFSLEELEEELIDPWFGRSDLSEKFDRENQGTQALNSNRIDYSSGQLSLTMESGSTVSRNNPHAFIHMETGAMKEAAQDKLASVTYSRCSGIALTKAHASLLRVLIGELQFKVAALVDPNFDSGDLKSKRGRKKDIDISIPVKRAKVNILPINELTWPELARRYILAVLSMDGNLDSPEITARESSKVFRCLQGDGGVLCGSLSGVAGMEADALLLAEATKQIFASLNREHDVFTIEEEVSDGPAAVDKNLGNDGNKPLWAQVLEPVRKLPTNVGTRIRKCVYEALEKDPPEWARKILEHSISKEVYKGNASGPTKKAVLSLLADVSGKALPQKAEKGRKRKINVSIYDVIMKQCRIVLRRAAAADDTKVFCNLLGRKLMNSSDNDDEGLLGLPAMVSRPLDFRTIDLRLAAGSYGGSHEAFLEDVRELWSNLRIAYGDKPDLVELTEKLAQNFETLYEEEVVPLVHKLAEYSKLEGLSSERKKEIDDLLTFTNGIPKAPWDEGVCKVCGIDKDDDSVLLCDTCDSEYHTYCLNPPLARIPDGNWYCPSCVVSKQIVQDASKHRLVIRRRRKNYQGEATRVFLETLAHLAVKMEESEYWDINVDERTFLLKFLCDELLSSAVIRQHLEYCSETSTELHQKLRSLSVEWKVLRSRQEILVSRAAKVDAGDGTKEGISASVETNERCLHQPQVLSGRSNSFNAVSDDSALEGAQGFDKHPSVSNAEYNSQHSVDTEVREKDVHSASDDISAPGKFSSHMTADKSEISSRQIEFPSSNCLPHEINGSSKEIGCVDHPQDNAEMDVSLPIDQKGISNPSDVRSNHVGEQMSPASVNESESYHLELNSVKNDLSVLEDLIASTEFDLLKVSVRREFLGTDSLGGLYWVSVLPGGHAWIIVDRSVSFKHGINMKDCRDPVWRSSVTQSCGPNNSISFRAPWVSYQTDTEIEELMGWLKNKHPKERELRDSILHWKRLRFQKFEKIRSRGQDDHLTAISVTRNADKTEISDRLGTRAATLLKKMYGPCSEMETTDISKKWGKRARVTNDEKGYRCECLEPIWPSRHHCLSCHRTFSTDAELEGHNNGRCIPTSAACEKGREIGDSSKVKGSMKCEMNREEGRGELNSVETSKSACSELSAKLIKFQNGSLGCPYDFEEICSKFVTNDSNKDLIQEIGLIGSQGVPSFAPASPYLSDSTLATISQKDVGVSGNGLGPAEQLVSQGKTNVDIVSSNNLSWTGDGMMLLNANKLTLGSLERGEEGHSNSHSSVVGAGRFCVVPQSSLRPLVGKVCQIYKRLKINLLDIDAAVPEEALRPSKAQLERRWAWRAFVKSAVTIYEIVQAMIVLEDMIKTEYLRNEWWYWSSFSAAAKISTISALALRIYSLDAAILYEKMHPSSNLTDKLEPSSALDLKPLPVLDSAEKTRSSRKSNKKRKETEG; the protein is encoded by the exons ATGGAACTGACGGATTCAGCTGCCGACGAACTCAGAGCAGCGGCAGCCGCCGCCGCCAACGCCGAGCCAACTCGCTCCGTACTCAGCATCGATCTCAATGAGATCCCTTCTCCTTCCGAAACCCTACCCGATTCCTTCGACGTTGTCCGGTCTTACCACGACCACCCTTCGCCGCCTCCCGGCGGCCCGGCCGGAGTTCCCGGCTCAGCTCGAGGATCCGCATGCGCCGCCTGCGGCAAGCCCGAGGTTCGCGGGCACGTGGTGGTCTGCGACGGCTGCGAGCGCGGGTTTCACCTCACATGCGCCGGAATGCGCGGCCGGCAGGCGGTGAATTTGGTGGAGTGGGTCTGCGGGGACTGTCTGAGCGGTGGGGTTAGGAGCAAGCGGTGGCCGCTTGGAGTTAAGGCCAAGCAGATTCTCGATATCAACGCCTCGCCGCCGAGCGACGTCGACGACATCGCGGAAATGCGCGAATTGAG AAAGCACACTCCCGGTGGTAATTCTTTTGGTGGCAATCCATTTGGTGCCCCAGTGACAAATTCAAACTTCTTGTACTCTGGAAACGGATATGGCTTGGAAAAAGGTGCTGGGATAATGACACATGCGACTAAAGTGGGTTGGGAAGATATATTGCACTACACACAGACTACGGGTGGAAGCTTTGAGGAATTAAGTTCGAGGTTTCCGCTCGGGAAGCATAGTAATAACAATAATACAGCTATTAGAATACCATCCCGGAGTCCAGATGAGATAGTTCTACAGGCTCTTAGAGATTACGTTTCTGAAAGGCATGGCATACTGGAGGATGGTTGGCGTGTAGAATTTAAACAGTCAACAGCCAGTGGTGAACCATATATAGTATACCGTGCACCAAATGGGAAGACATTTGGCTCAGTATCTGAAGTTGCATATTTTCTTGGCTTGACGCCTAACTACAATTCCATGGGATCTGAAATAAGACGGGAGGGTTCTCTTTCTAATACTGAGAAGACTTATCTACCTAGAAAAAGAAAGTCAAGACTCTTATATGCCAATGGATTAGCTGAAAATAAGGAAAGTTTGCTCAGTGGCTATTGCAAGGAGCTCTCTTCCAATGGTATAAGTACAGAAGCTTTTGCCTGTGGTTTTGGAAATAATGTAAAACTTACTGAAGCAGGGACAGAAGAACATGGTTGCATTGGGTCTCGGCAAAGTACT GAGGGATTTCCGGTGCAGTTTGAAGAtttctttgttctttctttGGGAGAAGTTGATACAAGGCCTTCTTATCATGATTCAAATCAGATCTATCCTGTAGGTTATAGGTCATGTTGGCATGATAAGGTTACTGGTTCTTTATTTGTGTGTGAAGTTTTAAATGGTGGTGATTCTGGACCTGTTTTTAAGGTCAGAAGATGTTCGTGTTCTGCCTTGCCGGTTCCCGAGGGTTCAACTATCCTCTGTAGGTCACAACTTGGCAACTTTTACAGTCAAATTAATCAAGAAAGTCATGACTTGACTTCTGATAATGATGGAAGTATCCAGATGATTCTGTCAGATCCTTCTCCACCTATGGAAAATGATATTTTGTCTTGCCTGAGGAGTTGTTCAGTTGAAGTCAGTGATGTTCAGACATCAGCTGAACCGCAGTTTGAAGATAATTCCGTTTATGAAAAATCTGGAACTCTTTCATCTGCTGATTTGGGTGTGATGGATGACATTGGTGAGATTTCAGTAGAAGACCATTCTTCATCTGCAGCTTGGGGAatgatttcaaaaaaaattgttaatgcTTGTTCTGAAATATTTAAACAGAAGGGCATTCTTAAAGTTTTCTGTAAGCATGTTGAAAATGCTCAAGGCTCCCAAAATGAGGTTATAACAAATGACAGTGGCAACGTGAACCAATCTCCACTGGACAAGTTTTGTAGTTCAGCAGGTTCTGTCAGCATCTCTTCTGAACTTCGGGCCGATGATGAGCCTGGCTTTTCTTATGACGTACTAGCAAATTGGCTAGATCAGGACAGATTTGGATTAGATGTGGATTTTGTGCAAGAACTTTTGGAGCAGCTTCCTGCTGCCCAATCCTGTTCTCAATATCAATTTCTTAACGATAGAAGTTCTAATTCTACACAGCTAACTGTTGGAAATGGGCTTCTAGTGGTTAAAATGGGAGCTGGATTACATGGTAAAGAAGAAGTGTTGGATGGTTTGTTTAGGAGGTCCAAAAAAGTGAAGTTGGTCAAGGATCACCTCAAGAATGATCATCCACCTCCTCATGGGAAGCCATTGTGCTTGAGGATTCCTCCTGCCCTTGTTGATGATGTTTATCAG GTTTGGGAATTATTGTCGCGCTTTGATGAAATTTTGGGTCTAAAGGAGGCTTTTTCATTGGAAGAACTTGAGGAGGAACTTATTGACCCTTGGTTCGGCAGGTCAGATCTTTCAGAGAAGTTCGATAGGGAAAACCAGGGCACTCAAGCTTTAAATTCAAATAGAATTGATTATTCAAGTGGTCAATTATCTTTGACCATGGAGTCTGGCTCGACCGTTTCTAGGAATAATCCACATGCATTCATACATATGGAAACTGGAGCAATGAAGGAGGCAGCTCAAGATAAACTTGCATCTGTTACTTATAGCAGATGTTCTGGCATAGCTTTGACGAAGGCTCATGCATCACTGCTAAGAGTGCTCATAGGTGAGTTGCAGTTTAAGGTTGCTGCCCTGGTGGATCCGAATTTTGATTCTGGAGATCTGAAGTCAAAACGGGGAAGGAAGAAAGACATTGATATTTCAATTCCTGTGAAAAGAGCGAAGGTTAATATACTCCCAATTAATGAACTGACTTGGCCAGAGTTAGCACGGAGATACATCTTGGCTGTATTATCCATGGATGGCAACCTTGACTCGCCTGAGATTACCGCTCGTGAAAGCAGTAAAGTGTTTCGCTGCTTACAAGGTGACGGTGGGGTGCTCTGTGGGTCCTTATCTGGAGTAGCTGGGATGGAAGCAGATGCACTT TTGCTTGCAGAGGCTACAAAGCAAATTTTTGCTTCACTTAACAGAGAGCATGATGTATTTACCATAGAAGAGGAGGTGTCTGATGGACCAGCTGCTGTTGATAAGAATTTGGGGAATGATGGTAATAAGCCACTATGGGCGCAGGTGTTGGAACCTGTTAGAAAGCTACCGACAAATGTCGGAACAAGAatcagaaaatgtgtttatgaGGCTTTGGAAAAGGATCCACCTGAATGGGCGAGGAAAATACTGGAACATTCAATCAGTAAAGAAGTTTACAAGGGCAATGCATCAGGGCCTACAAAG AAAGCTGTTCTGTCACTGCTAGCAGATGTATCGGGTAAAGCATTGCCACAAAAGGCTGAGAAGGGAAGAAAACGGAAGATAAATGTCTCTATTTATGATGTTATCATGAAACAATGCCGCATTGTATTGCGTCGTGCTGCTGCTGCAGATGACACAAAGGTTTTCTGCAATTTGCTCGGGAGAAAGCTAATGAATTCAAGTGATAACGATGATGAGGGTCTTCTAGGATTGCCAGCCATGGTGTCTCGACCTTTGGACTTCAGGACTATTGATTTGAGATTGGCAGCTGGATCCTATGGGGGATCACATGAAGCCTTTCTAGAGGATGTCAGGGAG TTATGGAGCAATCTACGTATTGCTTATGGGGATAAGCCTGATTTGGTTGAGTTAACTGAGAAGTTAGCCcaaaattttgaaacattaTACGAGGAGGAG GTTGTCCCTCTTGTTCATAAGCTTGCAGAGTATTCAAAGTTGGAAGGCCTCAGTTctgaaaggaaaaaggaaattgATGATTTACTTACTTTCACAAATGGGATTCCCAAAGCCCCTTGGGATGAGGGAGTTTGCAAAGTATGCGGCATTGATAAAGATGATGACAGTGTACTGTTGTGTGATACTTGTGATTCTGAGTATCATACATACTGTTTGAATCCTCCTCTTGCAAGGATCCCGGACGGAAACTGGTATTGCCCCTCTTGTGTTGTTTCTAAACAAATAGTTcaagatgcatcaaaacatcGTCTGGTCATTAGAAGACGTCGTAAAAATTACCAGGGAGAAGCTACCCGGGTTTTCTTGGAGACACTTGCACATTTAGCAGTGAAAATGGAAGAGAGCGAGTATTGGGATATCAACGTTGATGAG AGAACATTCCTGCTGAAGTTCTTATGTGATGAGTTGCTTAGTTCAGCAGTTATTCGTCAACACCTTGAATATTGTTCTGAGACATCAACCGAGTTGCAtcagaaattgcgttctttatCTGTAGAATGGAAGGTCCTCAGGTCTAGACAAGAAATTTTGGTTTCAAGAGCTGCAAAGGTCGATGCTGGTGACGGTACAAAGGAAGGGATTTCGGCTTCGGTTGAAACCAATGAAAGATGTCTTCATCAACCACAGGTTTTGAGTGGCAGGTCTAACTCCTTCAATGCAGTCTCTGATGATTCGGCACTAGAGGGTGCTCAAGGGTTTGATAAACACCCATCTGTCAGTAATGCAGAATATAATAGCCAACATTCTGTAGACACTGAAGTTAGGGAAAAAGATGTCCATTCTGCTTCAGATGACATCTCTGCACCTGGGAAGTTTTCTTCACATATGACTGCCGATAAAAGTGAAATATCCTCTAGACAAATTGAGTTTCCTTCATCAAATTGTTTGCCACATGAAATCAATGGGTCTAGTAAAGAAATCGGTTGCGTTGATCATCCACAAGACAATGCGGAAATGGATGTTTCTCTGCCTATAGATCAGAAAGGAATTAGCAACCCTTCAGATGTGAGGAGTAATCATGTGGGAGAGCAGATGTCACCTGCTTCTGTGAATGAATCAGAGTCCTACCACCTTGAGTTGAACTCTGTCAAAAATGATTTATCAGTTTTGGAGGATTTGATTGCGAGTACAGAATTCGACCTCTTAAAGGTGTCGGTGCGGAGAGAGTTTTTAGGAACTGATTCCCTTGGTGGCTTATACTGGGTTTCAGTTCTTCCGGGTGGACATGCTTGGATTATTGTAGATCGAAGTGTGTCATTTAAACATGGTATAAATATGAAAGATTGCAGAGACCCTGTATGGAGGAGTTCTGTTACACAGAGTTGTGGTCCAAACAACAGCATTTCCTTTAGGGCACCTTGGGTTTCTTATCAAACTGATACAGAAATTGAAGAACTTATGGGTTGGTTAAAGAACAAGCACCCTAAGGAAAGAGAGCTGAGGGACTCAATTCTGCACTGGAAAAGGTTGAGGTTCCAAAAGTTTGAGAAAATTAGAAGCCGAGGTCAGGATGATCACCTAACTGCTATTTCAGTGACTAGAAATGCTGATAAAACTGAAATTTCTGATCGTCTTGGTACTAGGGCAGCCACTTTGCTGAAGAAGATGTATGGTCCATGCTCCGAGATGGAAACCACCGACATCTCCAAAAAGTGGGGAAAGAGAGCTAGAGTAACCAATGATGAGAAAGGGTACCGGTGTGAATGCTTGGAACCCATTTGGCCCAGTAGACACCATTGCCTCTCTTGCCACAGAACCTTCTCCACTGATGCTGAACTTGAGGGGCATAACAATGGTAGGTGCATTCCAACTTCAGCAGCCTGTGAGAAGGGAAGGGAAATAGGTGATTCTTCTAAAGTTAAGGGGAGTATGAAGTGTGAGATGAATCGGGAAGAGGGCAGAGGTGAACTGAACAGTGTTGAAACTTCTAAAAGTGCTTGTTCAGAGCTTAGTGCAAAGTTGATTAAGTTTCAAAATGGAAGTTTAGGTTGCCCATATGATTTTGAAGAGATCTGCTCCAAGTTTGTGACCAATGATTCAAACAAGGATTTGATACAGGAAATAGGTCTCATAGGTTCACAAGGAGTTCCATCTTTTGCCCCAGCATCTCCTTATCTGAGTGATTCTACGCTAGCGACAATCTCTCAGAAAGATGTCGGTGTATCTGGTAATGGACTGGGGCCTGCCGAACAGCTAGTTTCACAAGGAAAGACTAATGTTGATATTGTAAGCAGTAACAATCTATCCTGGACAGGTGATGGAATGATGTTACTAAATGCTAACAAACTAACTTTGGGATCTCTGGAACGAGGGGAGGAAGGACATTCAAATAGCCATTCTTCTGTTGTGGGGGCTGGTCGTTTCTGTGTGGTCCCCCAGTCTTCTTTGAGGCCCTTGGTTGGCAAAGTTTGTCAAATTTATAAGAGACTCAAGATCAATCTGCTTGATATCGATGCTGCAGTCCCTGAGGAAGCTCTAAGACCATCAAAGGCACAGTTGGAAAGGAGATGGGCCTGGCGTGCGTTTGTTAAATCAGCAGTGACAATATATGAA ATAGTTCAGGCAATGATTGTGCTGGAGGACATGATAAAGACTGAGTATCTAAGGAATGAGTGGTGGTATTGGTCATCATTTTCAGCTGCTGCCAAAATTTCAACTATCTCTGCACTTGCTCTGCGTATATACTCTCTTGATGCTGCTATCCTGTATGAGAAGATGCATCCTAGTTCCAATCTGACCGACAAGTTGGAGCCCAGCAGCGCACTGGACCTGAAGCCGCTTCCTGTTTTGGATTCAGCAGAAAAAACAAGGTCAAGCAGGAAATCTAACAAGAAAAGGAAGGAGACAGAGGGTTGA